From Streptomyces chrestomyceticus JCM 4735, one genomic window encodes:
- a CDS encoding cupin domain-containing protein: MRLVNHERNAMDLRTTPVHLGLGSSAKPVEGFAWDPEVLQAYSAAVAADGAEGRMVMIFDGDGLGDHWESHPAGDELVVCLSGSVTVTRDVDGVPDRVLLGPGEATINPAGVWHVVDMEGPTSILAITATLGTDHRPRTDTRPTERVGTPSPDEAP, from the coding sequence ATGAGACTCGTCAACCACGAACGCAATGCCATGGACCTGCGGACCACCCCCGTGCACCTCGGACTGGGATCGAGCGCGAAACCCGTCGAGGGCTTCGCCTGGGACCCGGAGGTGCTCCAGGCCTACAGCGCCGCGGTCGCGGCAGACGGCGCCGAGGGCCGGATGGTGATGATCTTCGACGGCGACGGGCTCGGCGACCATTGGGAGAGCCACCCTGCAGGCGACGAACTGGTCGTTTGCCTCAGCGGGTCCGTGACGGTCACCCGCGACGTGGACGGGGTGCCCGACCGCGTGCTGCTCGGGCCGGGCGAGGCCACCATCAACCCGGCCGGGGTATGGCACGTGGTCGACATGGAGGGGCCGACGTCCATCCTGGCCATCACTGCGACCCTCGGCACCGACCACCGTCCTCGGACCGACACCCGCCCGACCGAACGCGTCGGCACGCCCAGCCCGGACGAAGCGCCGTGA
- a CDS encoding HD domain-containing protein: protein MSEVIADVRIPDSALAREATELVREAASPLLFDHSRRVFLFGALRGREQKLEFDPELLYVGAMFHDLGLTERYRRTDQRFEIDGADEARAFLHRHGITGEPADRVWTAIALHTTPEIPLHMAPEVALVTRGVELDVLGIGYDAVSDEQRAAVVAAHPRPDLKNRILAAFTDGIKDRPDTTFGNVKADVLDHFVPGFERGDFVEVILGSDWPE from the coding sequence GTGAGCGAGGTGATCGCCGATGTGCGGATCCCGGACAGCGCCCTGGCGCGGGAGGCGACCGAGCTGGTGCGCGAGGCCGCGTCGCCGCTGCTGTTCGACCACTCCCGCCGGGTGTTCCTGTTCGGGGCGCTGCGCGGACGGGAGCAGAAGCTGGAGTTCGACCCGGAACTGCTCTACGTGGGAGCGATGTTCCACGATCTCGGGCTGACCGAGCGGTACCGCCGCACCGACCAGCGCTTCGAGATCGACGGTGCCGACGAGGCCCGCGCCTTCCTGCACCGGCACGGCATCACCGGCGAACCGGCCGACCGCGTCTGGACGGCGATCGCCCTGCACACCACGCCGGAGATCCCGCTGCACATGGCCCCCGAGGTGGCCCTGGTCACCCGGGGCGTGGAACTGGACGTCCTCGGCATCGGCTACGACGCCGTATCCGACGAGCAGCGGGCCGCCGTGGTCGCGGCGCACCCGAGGCCCGACCTCAAGAACCGCATCCTGGCCGCCTTCACCGACGGCATCAAGGACCGGCCCGACACCACCTTCGGGAACGTGAAGGCCGATGTCCTCGACCACTTCGTCCCCGGGTTCGAGCGCGGCGACTTCGTGGAGGTGATCCTGGGGTCCGACTGGCCGGAGTGA
- a CDS encoding ATP-binding protein: protein MPKSRHPRPAGPTGPYGLPGPSGLSGRDAVADALEALLRATRLVTVTGPGGVGKSALAAEVAHRMAGDRWDTVGFGDLAELDDPAPVPHHLARALRLDVAHGRPQLDDLVRAVGTRPVLLVVDTCERLAGPCAEIFARLVTACPGLHILATSRRSAPHAPDGTFPLRPLPLGAATALFRTRAREYGAEDIGSEAAREICRLLDGLPLAVHIAAAQLARRTAADLLSCLSRPEYVLDLPVPLPGRPERQRTLRGSLGWSLQLCTPLERLLWARCSVFPSAFTASDADVVCGDERLPPESLAVAFGELERQSLILREAAPPGTRAAPDAPFHMPRGARAYGRQWLVDLGEERELLRRCLAWSLSRA, encoded by the coding sequence ATGCCGAAGTCCCGGCACCCCCGGCCGGCCGGACCAACTGGCCCCTATGGGCTGCCCGGCCCCTCCGGACTGTCCGGCCGGGACGCCGTGGCCGACGCGCTCGAAGCGCTGCTGCGGGCCACGCGCCTGGTCACGGTGACCGGGCCCGGCGGCGTGGGCAAGAGCGCCCTGGCCGCCGAGGTCGCCCACCGCATGGCGGGCGACCGGTGGGACACCGTCGGCTTCGGCGACCTGGCCGAGCTGGACGACCCCGCCCCGGTGCCGCACCACCTCGCGCGGGCCCTCCGGCTCGACGTCGCCCACGGCCGCCCGCAACTCGACGACCTGGTACGGGCGGTGGGCACCCGCCCCGTACTGCTCGTCGTGGACACCTGCGAACGGCTCGCCGGCCCCTGCGCCGAGATCTTCGCGCGGCTGGTGACGGCGTGCCCCGGCCTCCACATCCTGGCCACCAGCCGCCGCAGCGCACCGCACGCGCCGGACGGAACGTTCCCGCTGCGCCCGCTCCCGCTCGGCGCGGCCACCGCCCTGTTCCGGACGCGGGCCCGGGAGTACGGCGCCGAGGACATCGGCTCGGAAGCCGCCCGCGAGATCTGCCGCCTCCTGGACGGGCTGCCGCTCGCCGTACACATCGCGGCGGCGCAGTTGGCCCGGCGGACCGCGGCGGACCTGCTGTCCTGTCTGTCCCGGCCGGAGTACGTCCTCGACCTGCCCGTCCCGCTCCCCGGCCGGCCCGAACGGCAGCGCACCCTGCGCGGTTCGCTGGGCTGGAGCCTCCAGCTCTGCACGCCGCTGGAACGGCTGCTGTGGGCCCGGTGCAGCGTCTTCCCGTCGGCCTTCACGGCGTCCGACGCCGACGTGGTGTGCGGGGACGAGCGGCTGCCGCCCGAATCCCTGGCCGTCGCCTTCGGGGAGCTCGAACGGCAGTCGCTGATCCTGCGGGAGGCAGCGCCGCCGGGCACACGGGCGGCGCCCGACGCGCCCTTCCACATGCCCCGGGGCGCCCGCGCTTACGGCAGACAGTGGCTGGTGGACCTGGGCGAGGAACGGGAGTTGCTGCGGCGCTGCCTGGCGTGGTCCCTCAGCCGCGCGTGA
- a CDS encoding SGNH/GDSL hydrolase family protein, whose amino-acid sequence MTTRIACLGDSLTRAQFSVDYLDLLGRRHPPGDVRLARFGANGDFAYDLLQRLDAVVTNPPDVITVLIGTNDARASLAGYPVEQAMRRKQLPDRPSAGWFQQCLGAVVARLRAETDATIGLLSLPVLGQQLDGAAAQASQAYSRMIAEVAATEEVAYLPLHERQIEELRQADPPPISYREVTPAAGLGVLVQHAVLRRSLDTISRRRGLVLTTDHIHQNSRGATLIAEVIHAGLPAQSA is encoded by the coding sequence GTGACGACACGCATCGCGTGCCTCGGCGACAGCCTCACCCGCGCGCAGTTCAGCGTCGACTACCTGGATCTTCTCGGACGACGCCACCCTCCCGGTGACGTGCGGCTCGCCCGATTCGGCGCCAACGGCGACTTCGCCTACGACCTCTTGCAGCGCCTCGATGCCGTCGTCACGAACCCACCCGATGTGATCACCGTGTTGATCGGGACCAACGACGCCCGAGCGAGCCTTGCCGGCTACCCCGTCGAGCAGGCCATGAGGCGCAAACAGCTCCCCGATCGGCCGTCGGCAGGCTGGTTCCAACAGTGCCTGGGAGCCGTCGTCGCACGGCTGCGAGCGGAGACCGACGCGACGATCGGTCTGCTGTCCCTACCGGTACTCGGCCAACAACTCGACGGAGCAGCGGCACAGGCATCGCAGGCGTACAGCCGGATGATTGCCGAGGTCGCCGCCACCGAGGAGGTGGCCTACCTTCCGCTCCACGAACGCCAGATCGAGGAACTGCGCCAAGCGGACCCGCCGCCGATTTCATACCGGGAGGTGACGCCCGCAGCGGGCCTCGGCGTCCTCGTCCAGCACGCAGTGCTGCGCCGCAGCCTCGACACGATCTCGCGGCGGCGAGGTCTCGTTCTCACGACCGACCACATCCACCAGAACAGCCGCGGCGCCACCCTCATCGCCGAGGTCATCCACGCCGGCCTGCCGGCCCAGAGCGCGTAG